In Nocardioides jishulii, the DNA window GTGGGCACCTCGGCGATGATCGCCGCGACCGCCGCGTCGGCGACCTGGGGGAGCTGCGAGGTCAGCTGCTCGACCAACCCGGGCGGCAGCGACAGCCGGGGCTCCTCGGGGTAGCGAGCCATCGGGTCGGGGGTGCCCGCGGCGGACGTCTCGTTCACGGGCGCACCCTCGTGCGGGACGGGGCTCCGTGGAAGGCGATGAGCATCGTCGCGGCTCTCCTTGGTCGTCGGTGGCTCGTTCCACCGTGCTGCTGGGGCTGAATCTGGGCCATTTTGTTCGATAGGGACAATTATCGCCAGTAGGTTCACTAGTTGTGGTCAGGAATCTAGTCCCTTGGGCGGTGCAGCATAGGGGCATGACCTCGACGATGGATCGCCCCGGCCGCTTGCGCGACCGTGCCATCCGCCTGGTGGAGGCCGCGACCACGCCGTTGCTGCCTGCTGACTACCTGGACCTCTTCGCCCCCCTGCGCTCCGGCGCCGAGCTCCGCGGCCGCATCGTCGGCGTGGAGCCGGAGACCGCCGACGCCGCGACCATCCTGATCAAGCCCGGTGCCGACTGGGCCGGTCACCAGCCGGGCCAGTACACGCGCATCGGCATCGACGTCGACGGCGTACGCCAGTGGCGCGCCTACTCGCTGACCCACGGTCCGCGCAACGACGGCCTGATCTCGATCACCGTCAAGGCGGTGCCCGACGGCGTCGTGAGCCACCACCTGGTGCACCACTGCCCGGTCGGCAGCATCGTCCACCTCGAGCAGGCGGCCGGCGAGTTCGTGCTGCCCGACCCCAACGGCGGCAAGTTCTTGATGGTGACGGCCGGTTCCGGCGTCACCCCGGTGATCGGGATGCTGCGCAACCTCTTCCCGGTGGCCGACTCGGGTGCGGTGCACCTGGAGCGCAGCAAGGGCTTCGACATCGTGGTCGTGCACGTCGCGCCCAGCGAGCCCGACTCGATCTTCCTGCGCGACCTCAAGGCGCTCGACGCGGCTGGCCTGATCCAGCTCGTCGCCCGCTACGACGACGTGCACGGTGTGCTCGACGTCAACGCGCTCGGCGAGCTCGTCCCTGACCTGCACGCGCGTACGACGCTCGCCTGCGGCCCCGCCGGTCTGCTCGACGCGCTCACCGAGCACCACGAGCGCGCCGGCGTGCCCCTGGTGATCGAGCAGTTCCGCACCAGCCGCGTGGAGCCCGGTGAGGGCGGCACGCTCCACTTCGCGAAGAGCGAGAAGGAGCTCGTCGTCGACGGCGCCACGCCCATCCTCGACGCGGCCGAGGAGGCCGGGATGCTGATGCGTTCCGGCTGCCGCATGGGGCTGTGCATGGGCTGCCTCATCCCGATGACCGAGGGCACCGTGCGCGACCTGCGCAACGGCGAGCTCACCACTGCCATCCCCGGCGAGTCCGGGACCGTCAAGGTCCAGACCTGCATCAAGGCCGCCGCCGGGCCCTGCCACTTCGATCACTGATCGCCGAAGGAGAGACACGATGACCACCATCCAGAAGAAGGCCAACAACCCGATCGCGCACCTGAGCAAGGAGCAGATCGCGGAGCTGGGTCGTGAGCTCGACGCGATCCGTCAGGAGATCGTCGACTCCCGCGGCGCCGACGACGCGGCGTACATCCGCAAGGTCATCAAGACGCAGCGCTACCTCGAGATGGGGTCGCGCGGCGTGCTGCTCTTCTCCATCTTCCCGCCTGCCTGGGTGCTCGGCACCGTGGGCCTGAGCGTCTCCAAGATCCTCGAGAACATGGAGATCGGCCACAACATCCTCCACGGCCAGTGGGACTGGATGCGCGACCCGAAGATCCACTCCTCGACCTGGGAGTGGGACAACGTCACCCCGTCGGACGCGTGGAAGCACAGCCACAACGAGGTGCACCACACCTACACGAACATCGTGGGCAAGGACAACGACCTCGGCTACGGCATCATGCGCGTCGACGAGGACCAGAAGTGGTACCCGATGTACATCGCGCAGCCGGCGTGGAACTTCATCAACGCCTGCTTCTTCCAGTACGGCATCGCTGCCTACGACCTCGAGCTCGGCAAGAACCTCTCCCGCCCGAAGGAGAAGCGTCCCGCCGACTTCGACGACCAGGTGAAGAAGGTCCTGGTCAAGATCCGCAAGCACATGACGCGTGACTACGTGATCCACCCGGTGCTGTCGATCCCCACGGGTTCCTTCGTGCCGACGATCGCTGCCAACCTGGTCGCCAACTGGGCCCGCAACATGTGGAGCCACTCGGTCATCATGTGCGGCCACTTCCCCGAGGGCGTCGAGACCTTCGAGCGCGAGATGCTCGACGAGGACGAGACCCGGGGCGACTGGTACATCCGCCAGATGCTCGGCTCGGCCAACATCTCCGGCTCGAAGCTGATGCACATCATGACCGGCAACCTGTCGCACCAGATCGAGCACCACCTCTTCCCGGACCTGCCCTCCAACCGCTACGCCGAGGCTGCGGTCAAGGTGAAGGCGGTCTTCGACAAGTACGAGCTCAACTACCTCGAGCGCCCGCTGGTCCCGCAGATCTACTCGGCGTGGCACAAGGTCGTCCGCCTGAGCTTCCCCAACGGCTGGCTCGAGACCACCACCGTCAAGAACCTGCCCAAGCAGGTCGGCGTGCTGGCCAAGATGGTGACCGGTGGCCGCAAGACCCGCCGCGCCCTCCAGCGCCAGCTGGACGACCAGGCCCGCCGCAGGGCCGTCAAGGTCGAGAAGGCCGAGGTCGTCGAGGCGGCCTGACGCAGGCGCGTACGTACGCAGCACGGAAGGTTCGAGTCACCGGGTGGCTCGGACCTTCCGTCGTTCCTGGGTGCTGTTCTGGTCGTTGTGCCACCGTGGGGCGCCGGCCACGCGTCGTACTCGCACACCAGCGTGTGGTCGAAGAAGGTCGCACGCCGGTAGCCGACCCGGCGACGCGTCACTCCCGCGACCCCGTGAGTATGGTCTGCAGCACAGTCAGCACGAGGAGTGAGGAACGCGATGAGCGAGACCAACCAGCGGGACGCCGAGGGCACGGGGCGTACGCCGCGACGTGCGAGCCCGGTGGCCAGCATCGCGATGCTGCTGGTCGCTGGCATCGTCTGGTTCTTCCTGCACAACCTGACCGATCTGCACGTCGTCGTGGAGCTGCTCGTCGCGGCCGTCGCCGGTGGCATCGCGGGCTTCGTGGTGCAGGAGATCGCCGGCCGGCGTCGCGGCCAGGTCTGACGGGGTTGCCACACCTCGCTCGAGGACGACCTATCCTCGACGCATGCGTACAGCCCCCAGCTCCGTCCTTCTCCTCCACGTGACCATCGGGTCGCACGGCGGAGCGCACTGACGTGGGTTGGGTGCTCGTCGCCCTCGCGGCGCTGCTGTGGGGCGCGATCGGTCCGGTCACGATCGTGGTGGTGGCCGCGTTGCTGCTCATCCCCCGGGTGAGGAACCGCGTCCCGCGACCCCGCTTCTCCTGGCGTGGCGCCGGCATCGGTGTCCTCGTGGCCAGCGTCGCCACGGCCGTGCTGGTCGCGCTGCCCGACGGCCTGCTGCCGGTCCCGGGCAACGGCGGCCTGCTGGTGACCCCGGGGTACGACGGGCGACAGGTCTCCGCGAAGCCGCTCGACGTCGACGAGCCGTCGCAGCACCCGTGGTTGGCCGACTCGCAGACCGACCGTCCCGGCCCGCTCGGTGACGACCCCGAGACCGACACGGCCTGGTACGGCCTCGAGAGCTGCCGCAGCATGCAGTTCGCCTCCAACGGCCGACTCGTCGCGATCTGCCACGACCGCCGTGGTCCGCAGCTCCACGTGCTCGACGCCGACTCGATGCGGCCCCTCGCCACCAAGCGGCTGCCCGGCACGGCGGCGACCGACGACGCGGTGCGCGCGGACGCCTGCTCCGGTGCCCGCTTCTACCTCGACAACGGCGACCGCGCCGTGCTGGCGACCACCGACGGCCGCATCCAGGCGATCGGCACCGCCGATGCCGACGGCCAGCCCGACCTCACCGTCGACCAGACGTGGAACCTCGTCAAGCTCATCGGCAAGGACGACTGCCTGGTGCGAGCGATGGCCGACTGGTCGGGCCGCATCTGGTGGGTCAGCTACCAGGGCCGAGTCGGCATGCTCGACACGGTCGCCGGTGGCGCCAAGGTGCTCGACCTCGAGGAGCAGATCACCCAGCCCTTCAGCGTCGACGAGTCGGGCGTCTTCGTCACCACCGACCACGCCCTCTACCGCGTCGTCGTCGACGAGCGCGGCGAGGCCAAGGTGTCGTGGCGCACGGCGTACGACCGTGGCGTGGAGGTGAAGTCCGGCCAGATCACCCAGGGCACCGGCTCCGGGCCGGCGCTCGTCGACGACAACCTCGTCGCGATCGCCGACAACGCCGAACCCCGCATGCACGTCGCCTTCCACGACCGCTCCACCGGCGCGGAGGTGTGCAAGTCCGCGGTCTTCGACGGCGGTGAGAGCGCGACCGAGACCTCCTTGGTCTCCGTGGGCTCGGGCGTCATCGTGACCAACGACCACGACCGCCGCTCGGTCGCCTCGACCCTCATGGGCTTCACCCCGACCGGCGGTGTCGCCCGCGTCGACCACCAGGAGGCCAAGTGCCGCGTGGTGTGGAGCCACCCCGTGGCCGCGGTCAGCACCCGGCCGGTGGTCTCGTGGGCGACCGGCCTCGTCTACGCGATGACGAAGCGGCCCTCGGCCTGGGGCGTCTCGGCGTGGTACCTCACTGCGCTCGACGTGCGCGACGGCGAGCACGCCTTCTCCGTACGTACGGGCACCGGGGTGCTGCACACCCCTCGGCTCAGTTTCGTGGCCCTGGGGCCTGACGGTGCGGCGTACGTCGGACACCGGAGCGGCCTGGTACGGGTGCGCGACGCGGAGCGCGCCAAGACGTGACGCGCTCCGCCGCCGCAGCGTGGCCGGTGGTGCTCAGAACTTCTTCGTGTGGAGCGTCAGGGTCCGGCCCTTGTGCCGGGAGACCGAGAGCAGACTGACGCGCGACTTGCTGTCGCTGGCGAACTTGAAGGTGCCGTTGTTGTTGAGGCCGACGCGCACCCAGGTGCCGTTCTTCAGCCAGGCGACGCCGTTGCGACCGGCCCGGTAGGAGACCACAGGATTGCCGTTGGCCGTCATGTGCACGCTGGGGGTGAAGACCGAGAAGTAGTTGCCCGCCCTGGGGTGCACGCCGCGCACGTCCCAGGCAGCGCCGGGCTTCGCCTGGATGCCGGCGGTCACCGTGACCCACTCGGGCTTGGCCTCGGGGGAGTAGCCGAGCCCGATCATCGCGACCTTGCCGGAGTTGTTGCCGTCGATGTCCCAGGTGTTGCCCCTGCGGCTCTGCTTCGGCGTCACGGTGCGGGCACCCCACACCCCGTTGAGGCGACGCACCGTGTACCAGGTCTCGGACCACCCCGAGTCGTATCGCGAGTCCATGAACGAGACGGTGATGTTGCCGTTGTCCGTGGCGGTGTGCGACGAGTTCATGATCAAGTTGTTGGCGGTGGCGACGACCTTCTGCGTCCTCGCTCCCTTGCTGTTCATCGTCACGGCGCGCAGGCGACCGCCGAGAGTGGTGCCTCCCCGCTCCACCCACGTGGCGGTGACCAGGCCGCCGGTGCTCACGGAGGCGTCGCCACCCTCGTCGGGCGTCCACGCCGCGTCACGGGTGTAGGGCAGCCGGGTCCAGCCCTTGCGGCCCTTCCAGTTGACGAAGTGCACCGGATGTCCCCACGCGTTGGGGTCTGACCCGTTCCACCACACGACAGTGTGGCCGTTGGGGGAGGTGTGGAGCTCCACGTTCGACGGCGTGGGCGCGGTGGCGGTGATCCACCGCTTCGAGACCTTGCCGCGCGGCGTGACCTTGGCGACCATCACCCCGGTGCGCCACGTCTTCTTGACCCGCTTCGCCGCCGTCCACGCGATGACCGCCTGACCACTGCGATCCATCGAGACAGCGACCTGGCCGGAGACGCCTCCGCCGCCGACCTGCTTGCTCCAGCCGTGGAGGCGCACGGGCTTGCTCCACTTGCCGCGCGCGGTGACGCGGCGGAACCACGGTCGTACGCCCTTGCTCCCGATCTCGCTCCAGGCCACGACGCCGGCGCCCTTGCCGTTGCGGGCGATGTCGTAGGACTGGAAGCCGTTCTTGGCGCTCACCACGGCCTTGGGCCGTGACCAGCCCTTCACCTTGGGCAACGCGGTGGCGCGGGGGTCCTCGATCCGGACCGCGTCACGCTGCTCCTGGAGCTGGGCCACCGGAGGAACGGTGTCCTTCCAGCCGGGACGCGAGCTGCGGTCGAAGGAGTCGTCGGCGGAGGCGGGAGCCAGCGGCACCAGCAGCGCGAGCGCCACGGCGGCCACGCCGGTGGCGGCCCGAGGTCGCCGGTGGGCGATGGGACGTGGGTGGGCAGAGCCCGAGAGTGTGGTCGGCATGGCAGGCATTGTGTCGTACCGGAGGCATGAGCAAGGGCCGATCAGGACGGTTCATGCGCCATCTCGTCGTCCGACGGGTCAGTGTGGATACCGGAGCCCGACGGTGCGCTCGCTCAGCTCCCAGAGCTCGTGCTGCGCGGCCTCGTCGCGGGCGAGGTCGGAGGGGCGTACGACCGTGGGCAGCCCCCGGGTTTCGCCGCGGCCGCTGGGGCCGCAGTAGGTCGATCCGGGCAGGTCGGCGACGCAGGCCATCAGGAGGGGCCAGGCGCCGTGGGCGGCCGGCTGGGCCACCGCCTTGTGCACGGCGTCGACGATCGAGGCGGCCCCGCCGGAGGGTCGTCCGAATCGGCCGTTGGCGAAGAGCGGGGTCGCGGAGTAGCCCGGGTGGG includes these proteins:
- a CDS encoding fatty acid desaturase family protein gives rise to the protein MTTIQKKANNPIAHLSKEQIAELGRELDAIRQEIVDSRGADDAAYIRKVIKTQRYLEMGSRGVLLFSIFPPAWVLGTVGLSVSKILENMEIGHNILHGQWDWMRDPKIHSSTWEWDNVTPSDAWKHSHNEVHHTYTNIVGKDNDLGYGIMRVDEDQKWYPMYIAQPAWNFINACFFQYGIAAYDLELGKNLSRPKEKRPADFDDQVKKVLVKIRKHMTRDYVIHPVLSIPTGSFVPTIAANLVANWARNMWSHSVIMCGHFPEGVETFEREMLDEDETRGDWYIRQMLGSANISGSKLMHIMTGNLSHQIEHHLFPDLPSNRYAEAAVKVKAVFDKYELNYLERPLVPQIYSAWHKVVRLSFPNGWLETTTVKNLPKQVGVLAKMVTGGRKTRRALQRQLDDQARRRAVKVEKAEVVEAA
- a CDS encoding ferredoxin reductase — encoded protein: MTSTMDRPGRLRDRAIRLVEAATTPLLPADYLDLFAPLRSGAELRGRIVGVEPETADAATILIKPGADWAGHQPGQYTRIGIDVDGVRQWRAYSLTHGPRNDGLISITVKAVPDGVVSHHLVHHCPVGSIVHLEQAAGEFVLPDPNGGKFLMVTAGSGVTPVIGMLRNLFPVADSGAVHLERSKGFDIVVVHVAPSEPDSIFLRDLKALDAAGLIQLVARYDDVHGVLDVNALGELVPDLHARTTLACGPAGLLDALTEHHERAGVPLVIEQFRTSRVEPGEGGTLHFAKSEKELVVDGATPILDAAEEAGMLMRSGCRMGLCMGCLIPMTEGTVRDLRNGELTTAIPGESGTVKVQTCIKAAAGPCHFDH